Proteins from one Malaya genurostris strain Urasoe2022 chromosome 2, Malgen_1.1, whole genome shotgun sequence genomic window:
- the LOC131430661 gene encoding juvenile hormone esterase-like isoform X1 translates to MTLHSNSRKLVGIPDESTSHRNMVEFSWLTVFLLSMLFFAPTSASICRLACGFVPVVNIDDGCICGTYMDGLDGGPFEAFLGIPFAKPPLGALRFANPVPNDPWKGILNASIPRNACIQKNDFVPQASIEGVEDCLYLNVYRPKGIIRPLPVMVFIHGGGYIAGSAHPALFGPEKVMDAKKVILVTVQYRLGVLGFLSTEDQAAPGNFGLKDQSMALRWVQRNIREFGGATDRVTAFGQSAGGSSIQFHMMSPLSKGLFSKAILESGSALAFWNDPHKDWFALARQQAAAVDIFGAAEMNSWQLIDALRNVDAVKLVASIDKLKSWNVQPIMLYHPVIERYVDEETFLAEDPMILWKEGRYHRVPWMTGYVPNEGAGLLLYVLSNATLLQQLIENQQSLVPAFVGVSESILPQLYNGYFEGNPLNVNNSEGASRMATDAAILYPMIKGIRQHLRNRKEEPVSLYYFNFKGRYSYSSLYTGLTSNKDYGICHSDDLIYLFRQRLVFPDFPPNSPEAEMSRRLIENFIRFAYDGELNSSDDTERCCGNQTGRNKFVGLVEFTNSAGPSHVNIRYLDENNAVVSDLLEMFDWWSKLEK, encoded by the exons ATGACGTTGCACAGTAACAGTCGAAAGTTGGTCGGCATCCCGGATGAAAGCACATCCCACAGAAATATGGTCGAATTTAGTTGGCTGACCGTTTTCCTGTTATCGATGTTATTTTTTGCTCCGACATCGGCCAGTATTTGTCGGCTCGCGTGTGGTTTCGTTCCGGTGGTCAATATCGATGACGGATGCATCTGCGGAACGTACATGGATGGGCTGGACGGGGGTCCTTTCGAAGCCTTCTTGGGAATCCCATTTGCCAAACCACCACTGGGTGCGCTGAGATTCGCT AACCCAGTTCCGAACGATCCATGGAAAGGCATTCTGAACGCAAGCATCCCGCGGAACGCGTGTATCCAGAAGAACGATTTTGTGCCGCAGGCTTCCATCGAGGGTGTCGAAGATTGTCTATATCTGAACGTGTATAGGCCTAAG GGCATCATCCGTCCCCTACCGGTCATGGTTTTTATTCATGGAGGCGGATACATAGCCGGCAGTGCTCATCCTGCCCTGTTCGGACCGGAGAAGGTAATGGATGCGAAAAAAGTAATATTGGTTACCGTACAATATCGTCTCGGAGTATTGGGATTTCTATCGACCGAAGACCAAGCTGCTCCGGGGAATTTCGGACTGAAGGATCAATCGATGGCTCTTCGTTGGGTTCAGCGGAATATTCGCGAGTTCGGTGGAGCTACGGATCGGGTAACTGCTTTCGGTCAGAGTGCTGGCGGCAGTAGCATTCAGTTCCACATGATGAGTCCTCTAAGTAAAGGACTGTTTTCAAAGGCAATTCTGGAGAGTGGCAGTGCTCTAGCATTTTGGAATGATCCACACAAGGATTGGTTTGCGCTAGCTAGGCAACAAGCCGCTGCTGTCGACATTTTTGGTGCGGCCGAAATGAACTCCTGGCAGCTGATTGATGCTCTGCGAAATGTTGATGCGGTTAAACTTGTAGCCAGTATTGATAAGCTGAAAAGTTGGAACGTACAGCCGATTATGTTGTATCACCCAGTCATCGAGCGGTACGTTGATGAAGAGACATTTTTAGCCGAAGATCCAATGATCCTTTGGAAGGAAGGACGTTACCATCGGGTACCTTGGATGACTGGATACGTTCCAAATGAGGGAGCAGGTCTATTATTATACGTGCTATCCAACGCTACATTATTGCAACAATTGATTGAAAATCAACAGTCACTGGTGCCTGCGTTTGTTGGTGTTTCTGAATCAATTTTGCCACAACTTTATAACGGATATTTCGAAGGAAATCCTCTGAACGTTAACAATTCCGAAGGAGCAAGTCGA ATGGCAACAGATGCCGCCATATTATACCCGATGATCAAAGGAATCAGACAGCACCTACGCAATCGGAAGGAAGAACCGGTGTCGCTTTATTATTTCAACTTCAAAGGACGTTATTCGTACTCATCTCTTTATACGGGTTTGACTTCCAACAAAGATTACGGAATCTGTCACAGCGATGATCTGATCTATTTGTTTCGACAACGGTTAGTGTTTCCAGATTTTCCACCGAATTCCCCCGAAGCGGAAATGTCTCGGCGGctgattgaaaattttattcgattcgcCTACGACGG AGAACTAAATTCAAGCGATGACACTGAAAGGTGCTGCGGTAATCAAACTGGACGGAACAAATTTGTAGGTTTGGTTGAGTTTACGAACTCGGCAGGCCCTTCACATGTGAATATACGTTATCTAGACGAAAACAATGCTGTTGTAAGTGATTTATTGGAAATGTTTGACTGGTGGTCAAAGttggaaaaataa
- the LOC131430661 gene encoding juvenile hormone esterase-like isoform X2, with the protein MTDASAERTWMGWTGVLSKPSWESHLPNHHWNPVPNDPWKGILNASIPRNACIQKNDFVPQASIEGVEDCLYLNVYRPKGIIRPLPVMVFIHGGGYIAGSAHPALFGPEKVMDAKKVILVTVQYRLGVLGFLSTEDQAAPGNFGLKDQSMALRWVQRNIREFGGATDRVTAFGQSAGGSSIQFHMMSPLSKGLFSKAILESGSALAFWNDPHKDWFALARQQAAAVDIFGAAEMNSWQLIDALRNVDAVKLVASIDKLKSWNVQPIMLYHPVIERYVDEETFLAEDPMILWKEGRYHRVPWMTGYVPNEGAGLLLYVLSNATLLQQLIENQQSLVPAFVGVSESILPQLYNGYFEGNPLNVNNSEGASRMATDAAILYPMIKGIRQHLRNRKEEPVSLYYFNFKGRYSYSSLYTGLTSNKDYGICHSDDLIYLFRQRLVFPDFPPNSPEAEMSRRLIENFIRFAYDGELNSSDDTERCCGNQTGRNKFVGLVEFTNSAGPSHVNIRYLDENNAVVSDLLEMFDWWSKLEK; encoded by the exons ATGACGGATGCATCTGCGGAACGTACATGGATGGGCTGGACGGGGGTCCTTTCGAAGCCTTCTTGGGAATCCCATTTGCCAAACCACCACTGG AACCCAGTTCCGAACGATCCATGGAAAGGCATTCTGAACGCAAGCATCCCGCGGAACGCGTGTATCCAGAAGAACGATTTTGTGCCGCAGGCTTCCATCGAGGGTGTCGAAGATTGTCTATATCTGAACGTGTATAGGCCTAAG GGCATCATCCGTCCCCTACCGGTCATGGTTTTTATTCATGGAGGCGGATACATAGCCGGCAGTGCTCATCCTGCCCTGTTCGGACCGGAGAAGGTAATGGATGCGAAAAAAGTAATATTGGTTACCGTACAATATCGTCTCGGAGTATTGGGATTTCTATCGACCGAAGACCAAGCTGCTCCGGGGAATTTCGGACTGAAGGATCAATCGATGGCTCTTCGTTGGGTTCAGCGGAATATTCGCGAGTTCGGTGGAGCTACGGATCGGGTAACTGCTTTCGGTCAGAGTGCTGGCGGCAGTAGCATTCAGTTCCACATGATGAGTCCTCTAAGTAAAGGACTGTTTTCAAAGGCAATTCTGGAGAGTGGCAGTGCTCTAGCATTTTGGAATGATCCACACAAGGATTGGTTTGCGCTAGCTAGGCAACAAGCCGCTGCTGTCGACATTTTTGGTGCGGCCGAAATGAACTCCTGGCAGCTGATTGATGCTCTGCGAAATGTTGATGCGGTTAAACTTGTAGCCAGTATTGATAAGCTGAAAAGTTGGAACGTACAGCCGATTATGTTGTATCACCCAGTCATCGAGCGGTACGTTGATGAAGAGACATTTTTAGCCGAAGATCCAATGATCCTTTGGAAGGAAGGACGTTACCATCGGGTACCTTGGATGACTGGATACGTTCCAAATGAGGGAGCAGGTCTATTATTATACGTGCTATCCAACGCTACATTATTGCAACAATTGATTGAAAATCAACAGTCACTGGTGCCTGCGTTTGTTGGTGTTTCTGAATCAATTTTGCCACAACTTTATAACGGATATTTCGAAGGAAATCCTCTGAACGTTAACAATTCCGAAGGAGCAAGTCGA ATGGCAACAGATGCCGCCATATTATACCCGATGATCAAAGGAATCAGACAGCACCTACGCAATCGGAAGGAAGAACCGGTGTCGCTTTATTATTTCAACTTCAAAGGACGTTATTCGTACTCATCTCTTTATACGGGTTTGACTTCCAACAAAGATTACGGAATCTGTCACAGCGATGATCTGATCTATTTGTTTCGACAACGGTTAGTGTTTCCAGATTTTCCACCGAATTCCCCCGAAGCGGAAATGTCTCGGCGGctgattgaaaattttattcgattcgcCTACGACGG AGAACTAAATTCAAGCGATGACACTGAAAGGTGCTGCGGTAATCAAACTGGACGGAACAAATTTGTAGGTTTGGTTGAGTTTACGAACTCGGCAGGCCCTTCACATGTGAATATACGTTATCTAGACGAAAACAATGCTGTTGTAAGTGATTTATTGGAAATGTTTGACTGGTGGTCAAAGttggaaaaataa